One genomic window of Salmo salar chromosome ssa12, Ssal_v3.1, whole genome shotgun sequence includes the following:
- the LOC106565820 gene encoding dolichyl-diphosphooligosaccharide--protein glycosyltransferase subunit 1 has protein sequence MARSIPFCTVPTCLLFLTGLCYRVAADGLLNEEVKRTVDLSTHLAKITAEILLSNQGDSAVHSFILAVEPDLAPNLAYVGASVKGDEEEDGILELKQTMIQGQSGEFYKVQLPSSLGVGAKLRVKVETVLSHILRPFPTHITQDERQLVVFQGNHYLYSPYPTRSQTTRVRLASKTVESYTKLGNPSKSDEAIEYGPFRDVAPFSEDALKVHYENNTPFLTISSITRIIEVSHWGNIAVEETIDMRHTGAFLKGPFSRYDYQRQSDSGISSVKSFKTILPASAQDVYYRDEIGNISTSHLQILEDSVEVEVRPRFPLFGGWKTHYIIGYNLPSYEYLYTLGDQYALKMRLVDHVYDDQVIDSLTVKLILPEGARNIHVETPYPIDRIPDQLHYTYLDTFGRPVLVASKNNLVEQHIQDVVVHYTFNKVLMLQEPLLVVGAFYILFFTVIIYVRLDFSITKDPAAEVRMKVSSITEQVLTLVNKRLGLYRHMDEVVNRYKQSRDTGALNSGRKTLEADHRTLTNDISSLQARLKAEGSDLADKVGEVQKLDGQVKELVCRSWQEAERLVAGKVKKEAYVDNEKTLSSKRLELVTRIDSLLDTL, from the exons ATGGCGCGAAGCATACCCTTCTGCACAGTTCCCACTTGTCTGCTTTTTCTCACCGGACTGTGTTATCGAGTAGCTGCCGACGGGCTGCTGAACGAAGAGGTGAAACGAACAGTGGACCTGAGCACGCACCTTGCTAAGATAACTGCAGAGATTCTTCTGTCAAACCAGGGAGACTCGGCGGTACATAGCTTTATCTTGGCAGTAGAGCCCGACTTGGCCCCCAACCTTGCGTACGTCGGAGCATCG GTGAAGggtgatgaagaggaggatggcatACTTGAGCTCAAGCAGACAATGATCCAAGGCCAAAG TGGGGAGTTCTACAAGGTGCAGTTACCCTCCAGTCTGGGCGTTGGCGCTAAGCTGCGAGTGAAGGTGGAGACAGTCCTGAGCCACATTCTGAGGCCCTTTCCCACCCACATCACCCAGGATGAGCGTCAGCTGGTGGTGTTCCAGGGCAACCACTACCTGTACTCTCCATACCCCACCCGCAGCCAGACCACCCGTGTCCGCCTTGCCTCTAAGACTGTGGAGAGCTACACCAAGCTGGGCAACCCCAGCAAGAGTGATGAGGCCATTGAGTACGGCCCCTTCCGTGATGTCGCCCCATTCAGTGAG GATGCCCTGAAGGTCCATTATGAGAACAACACCCCCTTCCTCACCATTAGCAGCATCACCCGCATCATTGAAGTCTCTCATTGGGGAAACATTGCTGTGGAAGAGACCATCGACATGAGGCACACAGGGGCATTCCTGAAAGGGCCTTTCTCCCGTTATGACTACCAGCGCCAGTCTGACAGTGGCATCTCATCAGTCAAATCCTTTAAG ACCATCCTTCCTGCCTCAGCACAGGATGTGTACTACCGGGATGAGATTGGCAACATCTCCACCTCCCACCTCCAGATTCTGGAAGACTCTGTGGAGGTGGAGGTTAGGCCCCGCTTCCCCCTGTTTGGTGGCTGGAAAACCCACTACATTATTGGCTACAATCTGCCCAGCTACGAGTACCTCTACACCCTGG GGGATCAGTACGCTCTGAAGATGAGGCTGGTTGACCATGTATATGATGACCAGGTCATCGACTCCCTCACTGTTAAACTCATACTGCCAGAAGGCGCCAG GAACATCCATGTGGAAACCCCCTACCCCATTGACCGTATTCCAGACCAGCTGCACTACACTTACCTAGACACCTTTGGCCGTCCCGTGCTGGTGGCGTCTAAAAACAACCTGGTGGAGCAGCACATCCAGGACGTAGTG GTGCATTATACCTTCAATAAGGTCCTGATGCTGCAGGAGCCCCTGTTGGTGGTGGGGGCCTTCTACATCCTCTTCTTCACTGTCATCATCTATGTGCGCCTGGACTTCTCCATCACTAAG GACCCTGCTGCAGAGGTTCGTATGAAGGTGTCCTCCATCACAGAGCAGGTCCTGACCCTGGTCAACAAGCGTTTAGGGCTGTACCGCCACATGGACGAGGTGGTGAATCGCTATAAGCAATCTCGAGACACAGGGGCCCTGAACAGCGGCCGCAAGACCCTGGAGGCCGACCACCGCACCCTCACCAACGACATCAGCTCCCTGCAGGCCCGCCTTAAAGCAGAGGGCTCCGACCTCGCAGATAAG GTGGGTGAGGTGCAGAAGCTGGACGGCCAGGTGAAGGAGCTGGTGTGTCGCTCCTGGCAGGAGGCTGAGCGCCTGGTGGCAGGCAAGGTTAAGAAGGAGGCCTACGTCGACAACGAGAAGACCCTCTCTAGCAAGAGACTGGAGCTGGTGACCCGCATCGACAGTCTGCTGGACACCCTGTAA